Proteins encoded by one window of Tunturibacter psychrotolerans:
- a CDS encoding DUF4440 domain-containing protein: MKPVLVASLVIAVFVCPVARGVDISKITEVELVQRTQELYDAVGPGNQAPWKKYVAEDAMFFDEKGRAMDKAALMEDLQPLPAGYSGTIRVVRPKSLLTVNVAILSYDCDEVETVFGRELHARYHSTDTWLYRNQAWQIVASQTLRYYEDPAVGEVAEALLNDYVGRYELAPGNVATVTRQGSELYAQRNSGKPYQLLPESPDMFFRAGVEGRRLFHRDAAGHVDMMIDRRNNEDLLWKKIR, from the coding sequence ATGAAGCCAGTTCTGGTTGCTTCGTTGGTGATTGCGGTCTTCGTGTGTCCGGTGGCGCGTGGAGTGGATATATCGAAGATTACCGAAGTGGAACTAGTTCAGCGGACACAAGAGCTTTACGATGCGGTTGGGCCTGGTAATCAGGCGCCTTGGAAGAAGTATGTCGCAGAGGATGCGATGTTCTTCGATGAGAAGGGCAGGGCGATGGATAAGGCTGCACTGATGGAAGATCTGCAACCGTTGCCTGCGGGCTACAGCGGGACGATTCGGGTGGTGCGTCCGAAGTCGCTGCTTACGGTGAACGTTGCGATTTTGAGTTATGACTGCGATGAGGTGGAGACGGTGTTTGGGCGGGAGCTGCATGCACGTTATCACTCGACCGACACGTGGTTGTATCGGAATCAGGCGTGGCAGATTGTTGCGAGCCAGACGTTGCGGTACTACGAAGATCCGGCTGTGGGTGAGGTCGCGGAGGCTCTGTTGAATGATTATGTGGGCAGGTACGAGCTGGCTCCGGGGAATGTAGCCACGGTGACGCGGCAGGGGAGTGAGTTGTATGCGCAGCGCAACTCGGGGAAGCCGTATCAGCTCTTGCCGGAGTCTCCGGATATGTTTTTTCGTGCGGGAGTTGAGGGGCGGCGGTTGTTTCATCGCGATGCGGCGGGGCATGTGGACATGATGATTGACCGCAGGAATAACGAAGATCTGCTTTGGAAGAAGATTCGATAG